The Dermacentor albipictus isolate Rhodes 1998 colony unplaced genomic scaffold, USDA_Dalb.pri_finalv2 scaffold_11, whole genome shotgun sequence genome segment GCCGTGCTCGCCCATACCGGCCCAGCTTCCGCCCCTGCGGATTTTTTTCACGGCGATGCTGAGGTGAGTAGCAATGTTCGTTGCAATGTGTACCGATGTCGGGCAGTTACACCGTGGTGAATATTTTTccgttgtgtgcttgtgtgtgtattCTTACAATTCAACACACATGCCAGCACATGATATCCGTACTTTGCAAGAACGGAAATGCTGCCCCACTGCTGTTAGAAACACCTTGTCGTGGATTTCATGACTCGTTAATCCGAAAAGCATTAGCGACGAGTTGTCAAAGCTCCAAGGCACTAGTATGTCGCATGATGGATTAGGAATTGCGTGATAAGTGAAATAGACATTGCAACCAGTTGATGGAACTTAATCACATTATGTCCTGTACTTTATTGTTCCAGGAGGACGCAGCCAGTAGTAGTGAGGAGTCCGCTGAAGTGCCCCCTGCCCCACCAGCAGCTGCGCGCGTCTCGGTGGGCACGGAGCCGGGGACCAGTGGCACTGCACGTAAGGCACTTCAGCAGCTATTGCAATACGAACACATCACTCCAAGCATTATCTATTAAGAGCTTAGAAACAGAAATTgtgtatttatattatttacatgGCAAAGAAGAAGTGCCTGCCTAAGGGTCGCTGCAAAATGGAACAATAATGTGACTGTTAACACCATTTGTAATGCAGCGTACAAGCTGAAAGTACTATCAGTGTAGTATTTTATGATGGTGTAGTGCCTTTTTGTTTATGCAAATTGACTGTTCATTTTGTGAACGGTGTGTTGCCGGAATTATTTTTCTGGGCTTCCACCTGATAATGAACCAGTAAAATGTCTATCCAGGATGGAGCGAAATTAGTTTTCTTAACCGCTgtttactgattttatttttacGGACCATCAGCTCGGCAGCAGCCCCGCAGGCCACCCCGACTTCAGGTCCTCAAGGACGCCGCATCAAGGACCGCCGCGGACTATGCCCGGCAGAGCCGGTTAGCTGAGGCGGCAAACGCGGAGGCCGCAAGCTTCCACCAGCAGTTGCTGCAGCAACATCGGCAGGTGCGTACAACTTGGCCGGGTCATTTTTTGAAGAGGTGATTAGGGCACATGGTAATAATGTACATTACAACCATGTTACACATGAGAGGCATGTGTAGTCATTTGGCTCATTGGCTCATGCACGTTTATACATCTCCTTTGAGCTGTtctttaacacatagcaacttacAAAACATTTCCATGGTTGCATGTATCGCGACAGCATGATCATAATTTGTTTAACAATTCAACTAGTCACCAATACTGCCTTCTGACAGGCAGAGGCAGCTTGGTATGATTTGTTACGTTTCACATGTTTTTAACATAACAGACCATGTACGTTTGCACGGCCATTTGTCATGTCATATGTGAATGATCTCGCTGCCCTCAAGAGTAACTTTGCTGAAACTGCAAGACTTGCAAACAGTGCAAATCGAGCATTTACATTGCATAACCTGTAGCTAACTAAGTGAATTTGTTTCGCAGCTGGTGGAAGAGCAGCGAGCGACGCGGCAAGTCCTCGAGCAGCTGGTGGCCGAGATGCGTGGTTCGCGAGAGGCGACCACTCTCATTGCGACCACGCTGCGCCAGCTGCTGGCTGCCCTGGCCGACCTGCGCGCGCCGCCTCAGCATTAaggggcagctttttttttttgccatatcatcctttagtgcttTGTTAGGTACAAGTGTCACCTAtctatgcatgttttttttttttttttatgcagcactaaaggatgatatggctGTTTTCCGTAATTTCTGTCCCtaatcatattttttttccaaGGTAATTTCTGTCATGTTTATTTTAATATCTAGTGCAAGTTTGCCCAAGTGAGGCATTACGTAAGTTATATGTAGAACTTTCGCGTTTCTGTTCATTACCGTGTTTTTTTAGTGTGTCATTTAGTCattttgtgtaattatctatgtccAAGTGAGACGGTATAAGGTATATTTACAATTTTTGTCATATTTTTGCGTTTCTGTTTTTTACCGTATTTTTTTCTCCAAGTTCATTTCATGTGTATTATTCTTTGTCCAAGTGTGACGGTATAACTTATATGTACATTTTTTGCCGTATTTTCGTTAGGTGTtgttcacttttgttttgctgttactGATATGTTTCAATGTGCGCCGTTCTTCCACGGAATATACACTGTGCAATCACTTTTACGCCAACTATGACATTGTCTCGCACACATACAGGTGCGCTTAATAACTACAATACTGTGATAACTGGAAATCAATTTTTATGCCATATGTATGTCATGTTTGCAATGTATAACCATTCGTGCCTACGCAAAGTAGCCGAATTGGTATTTTTGTTAACACCAAGTGTACACACCCGAGCAGCAGGAAACGAAAGAGCGCTTTATTGCGAGAAGCATGTGTGTTTATACACAGGCAGGCCAGGCTTGCACATGCGTATCAAGATATTCTTGATGATGAAGCCACTGGTCACACCAAGCACCTGTTACCTGTGGTGGTCGCTGTGATATTTCAGGTGTCCTTACCTATGCTAGCAATACAATCTAGTCCCCATTGTAGTTGAGCACAGTTTGCGACGTATGTAACAGAGCCATCGATGTGGCCGCTATTTTGACATTCGCTGCCAGGCTGGTCTTGCAGCCGTTATATGAAATACCGTTTTAGTGCCAAGCATTTTCTCACTTGTCGTTCCTTAGAAGCATGTCATGGCTGCTTTATATTGTGATCTTATTACGGCACTAGTCATTGAAAAGAAACTGTTTTGTGCTACAAACATGCCAACTACATAATAGAGAAGAGATCTTTCTTGCTGTTAAGTTGCTGGATGAAGAAAAATGGTTGTCTGCGAGTTCAAAAAAATGTCATTATGCTCGTGTCATATTTATGCAATTTAACATCTGCCAACGGCCCAGTGGTAGTGCACTGGGTCCCATGTAGTGAACATCACACGGCTATTTTGGCGCCATGAAGCCATGCTCTGTGTACTTGTCTGTCATTTGCTTTGATGAAAGACGGCATTGAAGATCGAtcacatggttttatttacaatgcagatataaataaacgattttaaacaatgcaagttgcacttgaaatgaatatttacaatttgtgttccttcaatttcagaactatttacatatgtacacTCTCCCAAGGGAGAATAACGCGCTTGACATGCCAGGCGATCATTTTCGGCATAACTTGGCCTTATGTCAAggaactgtgcggtggctgtgtgGCAAAACAGCGCAGGGCCTACAAGGTGCGTGAGCACAGTACACATGGTGGAGCGAGAAGTGTTGTGCTTGGCAGCAGCCCAAATAGGAAGCGAGGAGGCGAAGACCAACATCCTCccatgcacagtgcagatggcggtgacagtgtcggtgatgacagaagcaacagcagcagcagcaaatcatTTGGCGAACCCCAGCTGCCCAGAGAAGTAGCTACAACATTCTGCTGATGAACACAAAGTGTTCTATCCACAGGTACTAAATGAAAGGCTCTCATGTAGTGTCACAGTGGAATGATGCAATCATCTCCGGTAGTGACAGCTCACTGGCAGAGGACACGTGAAAACGCTGGTTATGATTGAGCAGATTCTATAAAAAAAGCAGCACGCTATCCACTAATTGcacacatttcttcacattgGTTCCTGCTCTCTATTAGATGTGTAGACAGCGGTAATAAACATCTGCCTGCAGTGTCAGGCACATGTTTATTGCTGCTGTCGGTGCTGCTGTCGACGCAGCCGCCTTCGCACCCTTTGCAGGTATCGCTGGTGCTGCTGCCGTGTCGTGCCAAACGAGCTAATAACATTATCCCGGGCAGCACAGCCTCTCATGTACATCATGCGTGCTGCCCTCACTTGGGGAACTCTCTGTGGGGAGGGGTTGCCACTTTCATcgtcactgctgctgttgctgctgtcatcACTAATATCATCCGACAACACGTCACCTTCATCAAGACACAAGTTgtgcaacactgcacatgctgcaacGATGTTGGCAGCGCGCTGTTGGTAGTGGAGGGCGCGGTACCGCTGAAGGCAGCGAAAGCGGCTCTTCAGAAGCCCAATGCACCGCTCCACTACGGACCGCatggcagcatgtgcagtgttgtacCTGCCTTCTGCAGTGTGTACGGGAGGGTGGCCTGTGACTGGGGTCAGGAGCCATGGTTCCAGGGGGTAGCCGCTGTCACCTGCAGGATCATAAAAAATGGTATGAAATCTGCACAAAGTTTAGTAGGCGAAGCATGGGTCATGTAAAATGCACCTACTACAGAAAggctgcaataaagaaatataCAGGCTGAGCACCTGACCCAGCTGTGATCACAGATAACAATAGCTGGGACACAGCATCCCTATTTGCAGCAAGGCAGCTTTTTGTGTAGTCTTCATTCACAAATGACTGTCGGTGTAAAAAAAGAACGTGACAACGTGTGCACTGAACACTCACATTAAAAATTAGTTTAAAGTAAGGTTTGTTGTCACTTTATTTCGTGCGGATACCATTGGAAAATTTCTACATCTCGCCTATACTTAATAACCTGACTGTAACATAAGGGGTTCGGGCTTCAATATTCTCTTACGCCGCGAGCACGCTTTGCTGCCAGAATTGCAACTGTACAAAATTTTCCCGCTGCTCACCGAGGAGGTGTTCGCCGGCCTTGGCAATATGCCCCTCCAGGAACCGACGACGCAACCACGTAGTTCTCCAGACGTGGGCGTCGTGGTCTGACCCCGGTCGCAGAGGGTCGATGGCGAGGATCCGCATGcctgcgtcgcagatctgacgAGAGCGCGCACAGCATAAGCCACGCGTTGCGATCACGGGCCAATTAGACAAAAATTAAGATACTTACGAACATTGTGTTGAGGGCGTAGTACCCTTTGCGGCACATGAATGCCGCCTTCTGCTCGCCCTTCGGTGCGATGATGGCTATCAGGCTGCCGTCCACGCATCCGATGACGCCGGGAATGGAGCCGCGTCGAAGGAACCCTTCCTTCACGGCCGCCTTCTCCTCCGTCGTCCTCGGGAaatggacccacttgttgcgggccccggcgtggacgattgcctccgccacgcgtcgcacacacttgctgaccgcaggctgggtcacgccgatcgtctcctcgctccctacCGAGGCCTGAAAGCTGCCCGTTGCGAAGAATCGCAACGCGCACAACACTTGCCGCTCCACCGACAGCGCTGAAGTTCTCACGCCTCCGAGTTCCTCCGCCACTTCGtcgcacagccaccgcacagtttctttcttcagGCGAAAGTGCCGCCGAAACTGATCGTCTGGCATGTCAAACGCATCCTCGGGCTCTCTCCTCCCGCGCCCGCACAgacgagccgccgccgccgccgccaaacaAACCACGAAGGCCgccatttttttctattccaaACGGAACGGGGCACTCACCGGCTATTCCACGAATTTGCcgggtttgttcggcataatttagcataatgagtgcgtaaacgtcactttgacgtggcagTTTTTGTGCAttcctgacgtcgcttgacaggcaggaaaAATGGGCGCGGCCTCAAAAAATTCGACCAATGACCGAGCGGTGTCGGCCATGTTGGAATAGAAACAaaacggaatagttttacgttataccggtccagatgtacaagaaatatttatacgtgaacttttctatatacatggcaggtaaaacaaatacattacaaacttgaacaattgagaaacaaagtctcactcttctactgtctcaatgactgttagagcccagactcgttttaacatACATattacggaggctcactgatctatcagcaatcctgatttcagccaagtctgagggacagcatgtcgtcccgatttttatagcccaaatatacaaagaaaaaaaggcggcagGGCcattggcccgtcccacaggttcagttgccaatcagagtcaaccgtttcaagccacaacccacagggatgggttactcttaaaaataaacatattggaaaacaaagctcttttccttcttccccaaaactccgttgccctctcatttctccgttgTTAGTGGTGGGCTCAACAAAACATGCCAGGCCCGAACACGTTATCGCTAGACCGCCTCAAATCCCAACGgtgtctaggccgcaaatgtctcgaaagcaggggcatcgacaccacggagtgccgctgtactcaaagtttggccgtgtgcgagacggatggccctccttgtccttcaaacttattgtctacaagacaaagttctccgagtgcgtgtttccgagacgccgtcgtccgaatgcactctttacgtgcgcaccgcattcctacagcgtgcacggtaagctggccttcgacactacacaggcagtcgcacccaacaacaaggctagcgattgcgttccggacgcgtagaagattaggtccatgttcactgcatgcggcacggggtcagagttgctaagtccttcttaacctcggcggcgcctccaattagtcaggcactcgggcgccagacccacaataccttgtacagcagTCCCTtttaaggctggtctgtgtgaccgtcggcggactgccaacaccgtgcgcacaataccgacttcccggaatcggcactcgccctcctggcgcctgccgcgacgtGTCACCCAACACCGCGCAGTGCCTGTGACACCACATAACACAGAAACggttgccccgctgacatggggggggggaagggcaccccctctctatacacacagcacgtggccgattcgtgacacttaagaacacgaacaatcagagcaaCCTTACACCTACTGTTGTAGAAAATTATTGCCATCATGAAATCCACGTTGTAAATTATAGCTTCCCGCTAGCACGAACGTAATTGTTACGCGGGTTACCACCCATCAAGTAGTGATGATTAATTTACTGCCGATTTGAACTACGTGCTTTTAAACATAGGCTACCTATTTAAACCAGCAAATTTGGTACCCACCGGACATTTCGACTTTCTTCACATTAAGTGGAATGATTTGATTGGACTATTGCGTATTACAGCGAACCTTTATATTGATGTCCGTAGACCAAACACCGTGAgccgatctcgaagacagtgcAAATTCTGAGTCGGCCCATGGTGAACGTGAATCAGGCTTCACACCCTCCGCCGGCTTGCAAAAATAAGCTTAATATCTTGAGTCCTAATGCAACCCGTATCAAATATTAAGCTAATAAGAACAGGTACTAAACTTTGACCCACCTCGGCCGTGTCTACATTCGCACCGGCCTCTCTGTGCCGGTGTTCCAAgcacctttcctttccttccgctctctcATAGTGGCGGTCCCGTTGTAATGTCACGCGCGTCACGTTTCCTCCGGCTCCCCCAGGCCACGGTTCCGTCGTCCACGTGAATGTATAATAAATATAACCaaatgtatatataaatataactAAAGGAAAAAGTTTGTGGGGAACCAATTTGGTGTGCCCTGTGTTATGTGTGATCGAttgtggttttcgagtgacctccCATCCATTATTGCAATACGGGACGTCAACCGACGCATGATCGCCTTGGCTGTAGTGAAGGAGTGTGTGCCTTCGGAGTGCGGTGAAGCGCGTCTTTTCTACGTGCAGGGATTCCttagtaaaaggtgtcgtgccgcgttttgcaaAAATACATGGGTATGTATAGCCCCCGGTGCCTGATCATCTTCCGAGactcaacatcgtggaggagcgactagtTGCGCCTCGCCTTCTATTTATGTCCATACGGCATTTCACACATGGTAgtggacagttcgccattaaggggcccacatagacagcttcgctggtaatctaCCTTCGCAGATTGTAATGGCACTGAACCTTTTGTAGAAACTTTCTTGCCTTTGGCGTTGAACTGAATCGGACAATGAGTGTGTCGACTCGTGGTActgctaccctcgaccaatcacTTGTATTAAATCCGGAACTTACTAAATTCCTTCGAGGCATTGACGCCTCGGTAACAATAACATACGACTGTTTAACCTGTCAATTGACATACCCACCTGAAAAACATCACATATGCATCCATGAGTATAATGAGGCCGATTTTCACGAAATTAACGAAGAAATCCAAACTTTTCCGCAGCTTAGTTATTCAGCTTCTTCTAGGACAGTGGATGAAAACTGGTTAATTTCCAAGCAACATCGTCTATCACTTACTTGGAATTGCTTAGAAGCATCTGCCGCGCGTTCGCATTCATGGCAACTTGTAACTGTGGAAGGGTCTTTAACAATTCTGCTTCCTAGAACAATTAAGGCCAGGATATTTTAGTTTTAGAGATGTCTTCACGCGAAAGCCGTTGCAGAAGTACCAATATATCTCTCCTGCTTTTGTTTCGTGCTAAACTTATATTTCTGGGAGATCTAGAAGAAGCAAAATGTACTTGTGATGGTCCTACAGCGACGAGCGTATGCAATATTAGGGTGTCATATTCTTCCTGCCCTGTGATGATATTGTCTACCATGACGATGATAACTGCGATCTCAAACTGGCACAGAGCAAAATAGAAATGAAGAAACAAGCAGAGCCAGCCGGATGAACGaccagagcgctgacttccaactgatttattgcCAAGTTGGACGAAATATATAGTTAGAAAAAAGCATGAGGACATCTCGTCACAACACTTCCCAGAATTCACACCGATATAAGGCTACACCATCATGGGTCACAGAACGCAGCGATTTGAGGTCGGGTGGAAGTATATCGAGTCGGATTCAGTACGCGAAAGACAGCGCACGACACACACCGAGGACTATTAGGTTAGCAATTAAAGATGCACttgaagaaaaaggaaggaaggagccCGGTGTACATGAAGGGAAGTTcgctagggttgaggattgggcgagttttTGAGGATTGGGCAGGCTcggcttctttcttcctttctatagTGCACTGTGTCAGTTTTATAATGCAATACCAACTCTCCCGATCCTCAACCCTAGATAACTACGATGGTCCCGATTTTCTGCTCGTATCGCCTACGACCTTCCATACCCCAGTTCTCCCCTAATTCTATGATCAGCCAAGAGCTATACACTTCagagcaaccccccccccccctccatttccACCAAGTCGAGACGAGGATAACATTTCGCGAAAATAAGGAGGAGAGGGCTGGAGGGGTGTCACAGTTTGGCCTGAAGGCGAAGCAATGATTGAGATAGCATATTAACAAACAGTAGTAGTTGTATCAGCCGTATACACTAGTATACATTCGCTttctaactaaattgacaagcatggtgtcacgagcACAAAGGAAAACATGAAACCAAGTCATTCGATGCCCGAGGACACTATTGTTATAATGTGCACTCCATCAAATGAACAGTTTGAAAGAAAGCCGTCTGGTCGGAAAGAGACATTGCAACTTGTTGAAAATTCGAAGCCGACTACAATATCGGAAATAAAAAGACGTGTCGGCTTTGGGTCGCGTTTTCAACCTATCTAACCGCCCACGTGCGAGCACAGAAGCCCAAGCAGGCTCTGGTGATGGTAAAAGACAAACTTCCTATTAGAACAGTTTCCAAGAGTTATCTACAGCATCCCTCGCGAAAAGAAAATTTTGAGCAAAGCATAAAATAGCCGCGATACGATAGCAGACAACAGAACGTAGCATGAAACACACTGGTCGAACACGCTGAAACGACGAATCATGGAATCAGTTGGGACGATGCAACAAtcatcgccaaaaaaaaaagaagaatttgGTTTCGCGAGTGCACCTTCAATTTGTGATCACCCAGAGAACTGAGTGCACGCTAAATCGCAACGACGGCAGCTTCCTTCGGGTGAATGCACAGCATGTGCACAGTATTTGCGCCATGTCTTGAAACGCACGTAACCAATTTTCTTCTCGTTCATGGTAATTGTGGAGAATGCTCCTGTCCGGGACTCGAAATGTCTTTTTATATGTAATTCTTATTGTGGATGTTCAATTTTCAACTGTTTACGATGTGAAGTTTATGTGGCGGGGCTTTGACAAAGCCATTAGAAAGCGTCACCATAATTTACCACGACATTACACCTTGCCCGCAAAAAGCAAGTGAATAATTATTGTTTCGGGTGTTCAGAAAAGCACTGTACCACGTCTAGTATAATGTATTTACCATATTTGAAAAGTCCAGCATCGTCTCTTTAACCACAGAATTTTAATACTAATGACATGCATAGTTCGCGGTAATTACTGTGACATTCTAGTCGTTATGAAATCATTAGTATACGTAAATTATTCCTGAAAGTCGTGTTCAGAGTGTGACACGCTGGTCCACGTACCTTTATATGCCAGAAAGAGCAGAACTACGAACGATTCAAAAATGAAATTCAAGTACCTGCTTTTAAAGAATGCAGAATTATCTAGCCGAAGCATCTGTGCTCGCATATAGGCTGTCATGTACTGCAGCAAGAGAGTACGCACATGTGTAGTTTTGCAGCTACACCTTCCTCGGGGCCGACACATGCCAGCTGCGCATTTCCCTAGGCGCTGTTTTGAATTGCGAGGAAAAGCACCGGTTCTGTGTCATGGTTAACTATTTCCCTGCCATgaggaaa includes the following:
- the LOC139051342 gene encoding putative nuclease HARBI1, with amino-acid sequence MAAFVVCLAAAAAARLCGRGRREPEDAFDMPDDQFRRHFRLKKETVRWLCDEVAEELGGVRTSALSVERQVLCALRFFATGSFQASVGSEETIGVTQPAVSKCVRRVAEAIVHAGARNKWVHFPRTTEEKAAVKEGFLRRGSIPGVIGCVDGSLIAIIAPKGEQKAAFMCRKGYYALNTMFICDAGMRILAIDPLRPGSDHDAHVWRTTWLRRRFLEGHIAKAGEHLLGDSGYPLEPWLLTPVTGHPPVHTAEGRYNTAHAAMRSVVERCIGLLKSRFRCLQRYRALHYQQRAANIVAACAVLHNLCLDEGDQQQQ